DNA from Nocardioides yefusunii:
TGGGAGTCCTACGTCCGGGTCAACCGACGCTTCGCCGAGCGGGCTGCCGAGGTCGCTGCCCCCGGTGCGACCGTGTGGGTCCAGGACTACCAACTGCAGTTGGTCCCGCAGATGCTGCGTGACCTGCGCCCCGACCTCAAGATCGGCTTCTACCTGCACATCCCGTTCCCGCCGCACGAGCTGTTCGTGCAGTTGCCGTGGCGTCGGCAGATCCTGGAGGGCCTGCTCGGGGCGGACCTCATCGGTTTCCAGCTGCCCGGCGGCGCAGCCAACCTGGTGCGGCTGGTCCGGGACCGGCTCGGGCACGAGGTGGACGGCGAGTTCGTGCACCTGCCCGAGGGACGCACCGTGCGTGCGGCCGCGTTCCCGATCTCGATCGACGCCGCGGAGTTCGAGGCGATGGCACGCTCGGAGGAGGTCGAGCAGCGCGCGCGGGTGATCCGCGAGCGCCTCGGCAATCCGCGCACGGTCTTCCTGGGCATCGACCGGCTCGACTACACCAAGGGCATCCATGCCCGTCTGCGCGCCTACTCCGAGCTGGTCGCCGAGGGTCATCTCGACGTCGGCGAGAGCGTCTTCGTCCAGGTGGCGACACCGTCGCGCGAACGCGTCGAGCAGTACCGCCTGCTGCGTGACGACATCGACCGCCTGGTGGGTCGGGTCAACGGCGACCTCGGACGGTTCGGGGCCCCCGCGATCGCCTACCTGCACTCCTCCTTCCCGCGCGAGGAGATGGCTGCGCTCTACCGTGCCGCCGACGTGATGGTGGTGACCCCGTTCCGCGACGGCATGAACCTGGTGGCCAAGGAGTACGTCGCCTGCCGCTGGGACGAGAACGGTGCGCTGGTGCTGAGCGAGTTCGCCGGCGCCGCCCACGAGTTGCGTCAGGCCTGGCAGGTGAACCCCTACGACATCAACGGCATGAAGGTCGCGCTGCTGGAGGCGTTCCACGCGAGCGACGAGGACAAGACCCGACGGATGCGCGCGATGCGGGCCCAGGTGGCGGAGTACGACGTCGCGAAGTGGGCCTCGGACTTCCTCAGCGCGCTGGCGGAGCTCCGCCCCTGAACGCCAGACCCCACCGGTTTGAGTCGTCACAACAGCCGTTTGACGACCCCAACCGGTGGGGTGCGGCAGGGCCTGTGGACGACGCTCCCCTCCCGGGACGCCGACGCCTCAGGCTGCACGCATGGACACGACCATCACGCGCGCCGACGTCGTCATCCCCGTCCCCACCGACTCCACCGGCCTGCACGGTCCCACCAAGGGACAGGCACGAGGCGCGGGGTGGCGACGCACCTCTCCGGGGCTCTACGTCCCGGCACGCGTCGAGCCCACGCTCACGGCTCAACGGATCGTCGAGGCATGGGCGGGCGCGCCGCAGGGCACGGCAGTCACGGGCTGGGCAGCCCTCCACTGGCTCGGAGCCGAGTGGTTCCCCGGCACGGCGTCCGACCGCTCCCTCCTTCCTGTTCCGCTGGCGCTCGGAGACCGTCAACACACACCGCGAAGGCCCGGTGTGCTGCCGTGCCACGAGTGGCTCTTCGACGACGACGTGCGCGAGTCGGACGGATTGCCGCTGACCCGGCCGGAACGATCGGCAGTGGCAGAGATGGTGCGCGCGAGGACGTTCGAGGAAGCCGTCCAGGTGGCAGACATGGCCGTGGGGTCAGGTGTCATGACGCTCCCGGAACTCATCGAGTACACCGAACGCCTGCGCGGTCGGCCGCGCTCACGCCGTTTGCTCTCCGCCGTGGGCGAAGCTCGCGAGAACGTGTGGTCTCCGATGGAGACGACCCTGCGCCTGCACTGGCTCACCCTTCGCCCCGCGGCGCACCTGCTCTGCAACACCCCGATCCTGTCGACAGCTGGACAGCTGGACAGCACATGCTGACGCCAGACCTGTTTGACCCTGAGTTCGGGGTGGCCGGTGAGTACGACGGCGTCGTGCACGACTCGTTGAGCGTGAGGCGACGCGACCTCGACCGCGAGGAGCGGGCGCGTCAGGCGGGAATCGAGGTGGTCTCGATGAACTCCACCGATCTCGTGGACCGCACGTCGTTCGACCGACGGCTCAGCAACGCCTACACGCGCGCACAACGCCGTCAACAGCTCCGCGACCAGCGCTCGTGGCAGGTCGAACCCCACCGGTTTGAGTCGTGAAAACGAGGTTTTCACGACTCAAACCGGTGGGGTCTGCGAGTCAGGGGCGGGTGGTCATCAGACGATCGATCTCGGTGGCCAGTTCAGTGGGCAACCCGCCCCAGCCGGGCTCGTAGCCGTACACCTCGCCCAGGGACGTGGCGGTGCGTTGGGCGTCGAGCAGGTCGACGTCGTCGGCCGTGATCAACGACGGATGGGAGACCCCGACGGCTTCGGAGACCTTGATCAGGTCACGCCGCAGCGCGACGACGTAGTTGGCCAGACGCTGCTTCTTCGCCTCGACGTCCAGACCGCGGGTGTAGCGCGGGTCCTGGGTCGCGATCCCGACCGGGCAGTGGTCGGTGTGGCACTTCTGAGCCTGGATGCAGCCGATCGAGAGCATCGCCTCGCGGCCCACGTTGACCATGTCGACCCCGAGCGCGAACGCGACGACGGCGTTCTCGGGCAGGCCGAGCTTGCCGGCGCCGATGAAGACGACGTCGTCCTGGAGTCCGGCGGCCGCGAACCGCTTGTAGACCTCCGCGAACCCGACCCGGAACGGGTAGGCCACCGAGTCGGCGAAGACCAACGGCGCAGCACCCGTCCC
Protein-coding regions in this window:
- a CDS encoding alpha,alpha-trehalose-phosphate synthase (UDP-forming): MTPTPQPSLVVVANRLPVDEVVEPDGTTSWRTSPGGLVTALEPVLRTNSGAWIGWAGGADQELEPFDVDGTHLVPVSLSSDEVEEFYEGFSNATLWPLYHDVVAKPVFHREWWESYVRVNRRFAERAAEVAAPGATVWVQDYQLQLVPQMLRDLRPDLKIGFYLHIPFPPHELFVQLPWRRQILEGLLGADLIGFQLPGGAANLVRLVRDRLGHEVDGEFVHLPEGRTVRAAAFPISIDAAEFEAMARSEEVEQRARVIRERLGNPRTVFLGIDRLDYTKGIHARLRAYSELVAEGHLDVGESVFVQVATPSRERVEQYRLLRDDIDRLVGRVNGDLGRFGAPAIAYLHSSFPREEMAALYRAADVMVVTPFRDGMNLVAKEYVACRWDENGALVLSEFAGAAHELRQAWQVNPYDINGMKVALLEAFHASDEDKTRRMRAMRAQVAEYDVAKWASDFLSALAELRP